In one Nicotiana sylvestris chromosome 8, ASM39365v2, whole genome shotgun sequence genomic region, the following are encoded:
- the LOC138874899 gene encoding uncharacterized protein — translation MYDGAKIWVRIVREDLDHFPIVMELHQGSTLSLFLFVLMMDALTLHIQEEVSWCMLFVGDVASIDETRGGINEKLEVWRQTLESKGFKLSRTKTEYLECKFSDVTEETDMDVRLDSEVISKRKSYKYLGSVIQVNGEIHEDVTREALRSLLLYF, via the coding sequence atgtatgatggagctaagattTGGGTGAGGATAGTGCGAGAAGATTTGGATCATTTTCCGATTGTGATGGAGTTACATCAGGGATCTACGCTTAGCTTGTTTCTGTTTGTTTTGATGATGGACGCACTAACGCTCCACATTCAAGAAGAAGTGTCATGGTGTATGCTGTTTGTAGGTGACGTTGCATCGATTGACGAGACACGGGGTGGTATTAATGAGAAGTTAGAGGTTTGGAGGCAgacccttgagtctaaaggtttcaagttaagCAGGAcgaagacagaatacttggagtgcaagttcagcgaCGTAACAGAAGAAACTGACATGGACGTGAGGCTTGATTCAGAAGTCATCTCCAAGAGAAAAAGTTACAAGTATCTTGGATCTGTTATCCAAGTGAATGGAGAGATTCACGAGGATGTCACACGTGAGGCTTTGAGATCGTTGTTACTATATTTCTAG
- the LOC104239674 gene encoding protein SUPPRESSOR OF PHYA-105 1-like isoform X1 encodes MEQSKEEVEANDVAASALLKTRECDISIEPSMGKGITTSHELVEGSTSASLVMMEDDGTNRYAMSVKDPQPASTSSYSMSSSRLTIEELVRSNYNIPEPVTLRNFSDNREKNHKPQIQWQHSYQLGGGSRTAKGNVDPSSTDKNLLALKELKHASYKDINVGSNAVSSQSKEDHNLTIPSSRLLPGNSGSKLLSTSGFSKFFANRSLKGKDVDAPKGTALHKEVHSASIPQNKYEYEQASIRMVSSDASFKPGANSNQAPVSCNNQEREIPTSTHNGVTLREWINSMGSRIKKAERIHIFRQIVKLIDIAHSQGIAFQDLRPSCFILLSPNGVKYVGPSIQIDSMYVINQNTNGKRPSNLEMHAQNNLGAKQQKVSDHVDLMREKPDCVSGYVVRDIYGEAKGLESDINHLEKKWYTCPEELNYRSLVSSNIYSLGVLLFELLCCFESPAAHSAAMLNLHSRILPPNFLSQNPKEVGFCFLLLHPEPSSRPTAREILQSELIYGTEEICKIDGVPSIIEKDDDPDSDILLYFLIALQEENQNNTSKLLQRIECLEADIKEVEKKDGFRTSNLVDTDFHNTRQGSYFKHLKSNDRLSMKNMTNEKLIKNFSQLESAYFCMRSQIQLAENDTIGRPDKDLLTCRDRLSQVSTKIVEPTLKSVNRVGAFFEGVCKYARYSKFEEYGTLRNGDLLNSINVICSLCFDHQEDYIAAAGVSKKIKIFEFASLLNDSVDLQYPVVEMSNKSKLSCLSWNSYMKNYLASTDYDGMVKMWDPSTGQGFSQYVEHQKRAWSVDFCQVDPTKFATGSDDCSVKVWNINERSSVDTIWNPANICCVQFSAYSSHLLAFGSADYKIYCYDLRHTRIPWCTLSGHEKAVSYVKFVDYGTMASASTDNTLKLWDLKTTSSEGLSSNACSLTFKGHTNEKNFVGLSVLDGYIACGSESNEVYAYHRSLPMPISSYKFGSVDPSSGNEGESNGQFVSSVCWRRKSNMVVAANSTGCIKLLHLV; translated from the exons ATGGAACAGTCAAAGGAGGAAGTAGAGGCAAATGATGTAGCTGCGAGTGCGCTACTTAAAACGAGGGAATGCGATATTTCCATTGAACCATCGATGGGAAAGGGCATAACTACCAGCCATGAGTTGGTGGAGGGATCAACTTCTGCTAGTTTGGTGATGATGGAGGATGATGGTACAAACAGATATGCAATGTCCGTGAAGGATCCTCAGCCCGCCAGTACAAGCTCTTACTCGATGAGTAGTTCAAGGCTCACCATTGAAGAGTTAGTTAGGAGTAATTACAATATTCCTGAACCAGTCACTCTTAGAAATTTCTCTGATAATCGAGAAAAAAATCACAAGCCACAAATCCAGTGGCAACATTCCTATCAATTGGGGGGTGGCTCTAGAACTGCGAAGGGCAATGTAGATCCTTCTTCCACAGACAAGAATTTGCTAGCGCTGAAAGAGCTGAAGCATGCATCCTATAAAGATATCAATGTAGGCTCTAATGCAGTCTCTTCCCAATCAAAAGAAGACCATAACCTAACCATTCCTAGCAGTAGATTACTTCCAGGAAATAGTGGATCAAAACTTTTATCTACATCTGGCTTTTCTAAGTTTTTCGCTAACCGATCTCTTAAAGGCAAAGATGTTGATGCACCAAAAGGCACTGCACTTCATAAAGAAGTTCATAGCGCCTCAATTCCGCAGAATAAGTATGAGTATGAGCAAGCTTCCATAAGAATGGTATCATCTGATGCATCGTTTAAGCCAGGCGCTAACTCTAATCAAGCACCGGTTAGTTGTAACAATCAGGAAAGAGAAATACCAACTTCAACTCACAATGGAGTTACATTGAGAGAGTGGATAAACTCGATGGGATCACGGATAAAGAAAGCTGAGAGGATTCACATATTCCGGCAGATTGTGAAGTTAATCGATATTGCACACTCCCAAGGAATTGCCTTCCAGGATTTACGGCCgtcctgtttcattttactttCACCAAATGGTGTTAAATATGTCGGTCCATCTATCCAAATAGACTCCATGTATGTCATAAATCAGAATACAAATGGGAAAAGGCCATCCAATCTGGAAATGCATGCTCAAAACAACTTGGGTGCAAAGCAGCAGAAAGTCAGTGATCACGTGGACTTGATGAGAGAGAAGCCTGACTGCGTTTCTGGGTATGTCGTTAGAGATATTTATGGTGAAGCCAAGGGACTGGAGTCTGACATTAATCACTTGGAAAAGAAGTGGTACACTTGTCCTGAAGAACTCAACTACAGAAGCCTAGTATCATCTAATATCTACAGTCTTGGGGTTCTTCTTTTTGAG TTGCTCTGCTGTTTCGAATCACCAGCGGCACATTCTGCAGCAATGTTGAATTTGCATAGTCGAATTCTCCCACCAAATTTCCTTTCTCAGAATCCCAAGGAAGTTGGCTTTTGCTTCTTGCTGCTTCATCCTGAACCTTCTTCTCGTCCTACAGCAAG GGAAATCCTGCAGTCTGAATTAATTTATGGAACTGAAGAAATCTGTAAAATAGATGGTGTGCCATCAATTATTGAGAAGGATGATGACCCTGATTCAGACATCTTGCTCTATTTCCTAATTGCACTGCAGGAGGAAAATCAGAATAATACCTCCAAGTTATTACAAAGAATAGAGTGCTTAGAAGCTGATATCAAGGAGGTCGAGAAAAAAGATGGCTTTAGAACTTCAAATTTGGTGGACACAGACTTCCATAATACGCGGCAGGGATCCTACTTTAAACATCTCAAGTCTAATGACCGTCTTTCTATGAAAAACATGACCAATGAAAAGCTGATTAAAAATTTTTCTCAGCTTGAAAGTGCTTACTTCTGCATGAGATCCCAAATCCAGCTTGCGGAAAATGATACGATAGGTCGACCAGACAAGGATTTGTTGACATGTCGTGACAGGTTGTCCCAGGTTTCAACAAAAATTGTGGAGCCAACTCTTAAATCTGTCAATCGTGTTGGAGCCTTCTTTGAAGGTGTTTGTAAATATGCTCGCTACAGCAAGTTTGAGGAATACGGGACATTAAGAAATGGCGATCTTCTCAACTCTATAAATGTGATCTGCTCCCTTTGTTTTGATCATCAAGAGGACTATATAGCTGCAGCTGGTGtttcaaagaaaatcaaaatcTTTGAATTTGCTTCACTTTTGAATGACTCTGTCGATCTTCAATATCCTGTGGTTGAGATGTCAAACAAATCTAAGCTTAGCTGTCTTTCCTGGAATAGTTATATGAAAAACTATCTCGCTTCAACAGATTATGATGGCATGGTCAAG ATGTGGGATCCAAGCACAGGTCAAGGATTTTCACAATATGTAGAGCACCAGAAGAGGGCTTGGTCGGTCGATTTTTGTCAAGTAGATCCCACAAAGTTTGCCACTGGAAGTGATGATTGTTCCGTAAAAGTGTGGAATATTAATGAG AGGAGTTCTGTGGATACAATCTGGAATCCTGCCAACATATGCTGTGTGCAGTTCTCCGCTTACTCCTCTCATCTGTTGGCTTTTGGATCTGCTGACTACAAAATCTACTGCTATGATCTTCGCCATACTAGGATTCCATGGTGCACTTTATCAGGACATGAGAAGGCTGTTAGCTATGTAAAATTTGTAGATTATGGTACCATGGCTTCTGCATCCACAGATAACACATTAAAGCTATGGGACCTTAAGACAACAAGTTCGGAAGGACTGTCGTCAAATGCTTGCAGCTTGACTTTCAAGGGTCACACCAATGAGAAG AATTTTGTCGGGTTATCAGTTTTGGATGGATACATTGCATGTGGTTCCGAATCTAATGAG GTATATGCTTATCATAGATCTCTACCGATGCCAATTTCTTCGTATAAATTTGGATCTGTTGATCCTAGCTCTGGCAATGAAGGTGAGAGTAATGGGCAATTTGTTTCAAGTGTTTGCTGGAGAAGAAAATCTAATATGGTAGTTGCGGCAAACTCAACTGGATGTATAAAGCTTTTGCATTTGGTATGA
- the LOC104239674 gene encoding protein SUPPRESSOR OF PHYA-105 1-like isoform X2, with product MEQSKEEVEANDVAASALLKTRECDISIEPSMGKGITTSHELVEGSTSASLVMMEDDGTNRYAMSVKDPQPASTSSYSMSSSRLTIEELVRSNYNIPEPVTLRNFSDNREKNHKPQIQWQHSYQLGGGSRTAKGNVDPSSTDKNLLALKELKHASYKDINVGSNAVSSQSKEDHNLTIPSSRLLPGNSGSKLLSTSGFSKFFANRSLKGKDVDAPKGTALHKEVHSASIPQNKYEYEQASIRMVSSDASFKPGANSNQAPVSCNNQEREIPTSTHNGVTLREWINSMGSRIKKAERIHIFRQIVKLIDIAHSQGIAFQDLRPSCFILLSPNGVKYVGPSIQIDSMYVINQNTNGKRPSNLEMHAQNNLGAKQQKVSDHVDLMREKPDCVSGYVVRDIYGEAKGLESDINHLEKKWYTCPEELNYRSLVSSNIYSLGVLLFELLCCFESPAAHSAAMLNLHSRILPPNFLSQNPKEVGFCFLLLHPEPSSRPTAREILQSELIYGTEEICKIDGVPSIIEKDDDPDSDILLYFLIALQEENQNNTSKLLQRIECLEADIKEVEKKDGFRTSNLVDTDFHNTRQGSYFKHLKSNDRLSMKNMTNEKLIKNFSQLESAYFCMRSQIQLAENDTIGRPDKDLLTCRDRLSQVSTKIVEPTLKSVNRVGAFFEGVCKYARYSKFEEYGTLRNGDLLNSINVICSLCFDHQEDYIAAAGVSKKIKIFEFASLLNDSVDLQYPVVEMSNKSKLSCLSWNSYMKNYLASTDYDGMVKMWDPSTGQGFSQYVEHQKRAWSVDFCQVDPTKFATGSDDCSVKVWNINEVRGVLWIQSGILPTYAVCSSPLTPLICWLLDLLTTKSTAMIFAILGFHGALYQDMRRLLAM from the exons ATGGAACAGTCAAAGGAGGAAGTAGAGGCAAATGATGTAGCTGCGAGTGCGCTACTTAAAACGAGGGAATGCGATATTTCCATTGAACCATCGATGGGAAAGGGCATAACTACCAGCCATGAGTTGGTGGAGGGATCAACTTCTGCTAGTTTGGTGATGATGGAGGATGATGGTACAAACAGATATGCAATGTCCGTGAAGGATCCTCAGCCCGCCAGTACAAGCTCTTACTCGATGAGTAGTTCAAGGCTCACCATTGAAGAGTTAGTTAGGAGTAATTACAATATTCCTGAACCAGTCACTCTTAGAAATTTCTCTGATAATCGAGAAAAAAATCACAAGCCACAAATCCAGTGGCAACATTCCTATCAATTGGGGGGTGGCTCTAGAACTGCGAAGGGCAATGTAGATCCTTCTTCCACAGACAAGAATTTGCTAGCGCTGAAAGAGCTGAAGCATGCATCCTATAAAGATATCAATGTAGGCTCTAATGCAGTCTCTTCCCAATCAAAAGAAGACCATAACCTAACCATTCCTAGCAGTAGATTACTTCCAGGAAATAGTGGATCAAAACTTTTATCTACATCTGGCTTTTCTAAGTTTTTCGCTAACCGATCTCTTAAAGGCAAAGATGTTGATGCACCAAAAGGCACTGCACTTCATAAAGAAGTTCATAGCGCCTCAATTCCGCAGAATAAGTATGAGTATGAGCAAGCTTCCATAAGAATGGTATCATCTGATGCATCGTTTAAGCCAGGCGCTAACTCTAATCAAGCACCGGTTAGTTGTAACAATCAGGAAAGAGAAATACCAACTTCAACTCACAATGGAGTTACATTGAGAGAGTGGATAAACTCGATGGGATCACGGATAAAGAAAGCTGAGAGGATTCACATATTCCGGCAGATTGTGAAGTTAATCGATATTGCACACTCCCAAGGAATTGCCTTCCAGGATTTACGGCCgtcctgtttcattttactttCACCAAATGGTGTTAAATATGTCGGTCCATCTATCCAAATAGACTCCATGTATGTCATAAATCAGAATACAAATGGGAAAAGGCCATCCAATCTGGAAATGCATGCTCAAAACAACTTGGGTGCAAAGCAGCAGAAAGTCAGTGATCACGTGGACTTGATGAGAGAGAAGCCTGACTGCGTTTCTGGGTATGTCGTTAGAGATATTTATGGTGAAGCCAAGGGACTGGAGTCTGACATTAATCACTTGGAAAAGAAGTGGTACACTTGTCCTGAAGAACTCAACTACAGAAGCCTAGTATCATCTAATATCTACAGTCTTGGGGTTCTTCTTTTTGAG TTGCTCTGCTGTTTCGAATCACCAGCGGCACATTCTGCAGCAATGTTGAATTTGCATAGTCGAATTCTCCCACCAAATTTCCTTTCTCAGAATCCCAAGGAAGTTGGCTTTTGCTTCTTGCTGCTTCATCCTGAACCTTCTTCTCGTCCTACAGCAAG GGAAATCCTGCAGTCTGAATTAATTTATGGAACTGAAGAAATCTGTAAAATAGATGGTGTGCCATCAATTATTGAGAAGGATGATGACCCTGATTCAGACATCTTGCTCTATTTCCTAATTGCACTGCAGGAGGAAAATCAGAATAATACCTCCAAGTTATTACAAAGAATAGAGTGCTTAGAAGCTGATATCAAGGAGGTCGAGAAAAAAGATGGCTTTAGAACTTCAAATTTGGTGGACACAGACTTCCATAATACGCGGCAGGGATCCTACTTTAAACATCTCAAGTCTAATGACCGTCTTTCTATGAAAAACATGACCAATGAAAAGCTGATTAAAAATTTTTCTCAGCTTGAAAGTGCTTACTTCTGCATGAGATCCCAAATCCAGCTTGCGGAAAATGATACGATAGGTCGACCAGACAAGGATTTGTTGACATGTCGTGACAGGTTGTCCCAGGTTTCAACAAAAATTGTGGAGCCAACTCTTAAATCTGTCAATCGTGTTGGAGCCTTCTTTGAAGGTGTTTGTAAATATGCTCGCTACAGCAAGTTTGAGGAATACGGGACATTAAGAAATGGCGATCTTCTCAACTCTATAAATGTGATCTGCTCCCTTTGTTTTGATCATCAAGAGGACTATATAGCTGCAGCTGGTGtttcaaagaaaatcaaaatcTTTGAATTTGCTTCACTTTTGAATGACTCTGTCGATCTTCAATATCCTGTGGTTGAGATGTCAAACAAATCTAAGCTTAGCTGTCTTTCCTGGAATAGTTATATGAAAAACTATCTCGCTTCAACAGATTATGATGGCATGGTCAAG ATGTGGGATCCAAGCACAGGTCAAGGATTTTCACAATATGTAGAGCACCAGAAGAGGGCTTGGTCGGTCGATTTTTGTCAAGTAGATCCCACAAAGTTTGCCACTGGAAGTGATGATTGTTCCGTAAAAGTGTGGAATATTAATGAGGTAAG AGGAGTTCTGTGGATACAATCTGGAATCCTGCCAACATATGCTGTGTGCAGTTCTCCGCTTACTCCTCTCATCTGTTGGCTTTTGGATCTGCTGACTACAAAATCTACTGCTATGATCTTCGCCATACTAGGATTCCATGGTGCACTTTATCAGGACATGAGAAGGCTGTTAGCTATGTAA